The Sphingobium aromaticiconvertens genome has a segment encoding these proteins:
- the ribB gene encoding 3,4-dihydroxy-2-butanone-4-phosphate synthase codes for MSSEGISSIEDIIHDAINGLPYILVDADDRENEGDIIIPAQFATPRQINFMAKHARGLICLAMTKARAEQLKLPPMTINNQSGHGTAFTVSIEAREGVTTGISAQDRAHTIAVAVDPTKTSADIVSPGHIFPLTARDGGVLVRAGHTEAAVDISRLAGLTPAGVICEVMNDDGSMARLPELLVFAKEHGLKVGTIADLIAYRRRFEKLVERVASAPFHSFYGGDLTIHVYRNLVDGGEHVALVKGEVRPDLDTLVRVHQVDMATDMLGWSQAHPDYVPQALKAIAAHDGQAVAVFVRDPSPDSISKRIEGGRKTYHDTNATRDYGIGAQILLDLGVRQMTLLTSSKAKLAALEGFGLTVVDRRPLRDSDVTAERLLAD; via the coding sequence ATGAGTAGCGAAGGCATTTCGTCCATAGAGGACATCATTCACGACGCGATAAATGGGCTTCCCTATATTCTGGTCGACGCGGACGATCGCGAGAATGAAGGGGATATCATTATCCCGGCCCAGTTCGCGACCCCGCGCCAGATCAACTTCATGGCAAAGCATGCGCGCGGACTGATTTGCCTGGCGATGACAAAGGCGCGCGCAGAGCAGTTGAAGCTGCCACCGATGACGATCAATAATCAATCCGGCCACGGCACTGCGTTCACCGTGTCGATCGAGGCGCGAGAGGGGGTGACCACCGGAATTTCGGCGCAGGATCGCGCGCATACGATAGCGGTCGCCGTCGATCCAACGAAGACATCTGCCGACATCGTATCGCCGGGGCACATATTTCCCCTCACGGCGCGCGACGGCGGCGTCCTTGTACGGGCCGGTCATACCGAAGCGGCCGTCGATATCTCTCGCCTGGCCGGCCTGACGCCGGCGGGTGTCATCTGCGAAGTCATGAACGATGATGGCAGCATGGCGCGCCTCCCCGAACTGCTGGTCTTCGCGAAAGAGCATGGATTGAAAGTTGGCACCATAGCCGACCTGATCGCCTATCGTCGGCGTTTCGAAAAACTGGTGGAGCGAGTGGCGAGTGCGCCTTTTCATAGCTTCTATGGAGGCGATCTCACGATACACGTTTATCGAAACCTGGTCGATGGCGGCGAACATGTCGCGCTCGTCAAGGGCGAGGTACGTCCGGATCTCGACACGCTGGTACGCGTACACCAGGTCGATATGGCGACGGACATGCTCGGCTGGTCCCAGGCCCATCCCGATTATGTGCCGCAGGCGCTGAAAGCCATTGCGGCGCATGACGGTCAGGCGGTCGCCGTCTTCGTGCGTGATCCCAGTCCGGATTCCATCTCGAAGCGGATCGAGGGCGGGCGCAAGACCTATCACGACACCAATGCCACGCGCGATTACGGCATAGGCGCGCAAATCCTGCTGGACCTGGGTGTTCGGCAGATGACCTTGCTCACGTCGAGCAAGGCAAAATTGGCGGCGCTCGAAGGATTTGGCCTGACCGTCGTCGATCGCAGGCCATTGCGCGATTCCGATGTGACGGCCGAGCGTCTATTGGCCGATTGA
- a CDS encoding flavin reductase family protein: protein MSIAADAAAFRQILGHYPTGVCAITATQQDGTPAAMIVGSFTSVSLDPPLVAFFPDKASSSWPKIEACGGFCVNVLADDQEELCRTLASKAPDKFEAVPHHLSARGAPILDGALAWIDCSFHAIHEAGDHYIAIGEVHALDIHHPGAPLLFHKGRYGKVVPLL, encoded by the coding sequence ATGTCGATCGCCGCTGACGCCGCTGCCTTCCGGCAGATACTGGGCCATTATCCGACGGGCGTATGCGCCATCACCGCGACGCAGCAGGACGGGACGCCCGCCGCGATGATCGTCGGGTCATTCACTTCCGTCTCGCTGGACCCGCCGCTGGTCGCCTTCTTCCCCGACAAGGCCTCATCCAGTTGGCCCAAGATCGAAGCCTGTGGCGGATTTTGCGTGAATGTGCTGGCAGACGATCAGGAAGAATTGTGCCGGACTCTGGCGTCCAAGGCTCCCGACAAGTTCGAGGCCGTACCCCATCATTTGTCGGCACGCGGCGCGCCGATATTAGACGGCGCGCTGGCATGGATCGACTGTTCTTTCCATGCGATCCATGAAGCGGGCGATCATTATATCGCCATCGGCGAAGTTCACGCCCTCGACATCCATCACCCCGGCGCGCCCTTGCTGTTCCACAAGGGCCGTTACGGAAAAGTCGTACCGCTGTTGTGA
- a CDS encoding cytochrome P450 — MNVDTIAPPSAKHRMPIPDHVPAPLVREVDIYALDGIEEGVHEAWKKVQQPDTPPLVWTPFTGGHWIATRGELIDEVYRSPDRFSSRVIWVPREAGEAYDMVPTKMDPPEHTSYRKVIDKGLNLAQIRKVESDVRAVAIELIEGFAASGQCDFARDFANIFPVKVFLALAGLPMEDAARLNLLAKEMTRPSGNTPEEQGKSLQAANAGFFAYVAPIIAERRGGTGTDLITQMVNSEINGAPMPEDKMLGLVSLLLLGGLDTVVNFLSFMMIYLARHPETVAEMVAEPMKLQRGVEEMFRRFAVVSDARYVVEDMEYFGTQLKAGDLILLPTALHGLDDTQHEDPLKVDLSRRNVAHSTFAQGPHRCAGMHLARMEVLVMLQEWLARIPRFALKEGAAPIYHAGIVSAVEDIPLVWEV; from the coding sequence ATGAACGTCGATACGATAGCCCCGCCATCTGCCAAACACCGTATGCCAATTCCCGACCATGTTCCTGCCCCATTGGTGCGCGAAGTCGACATCTATGCGCTCGATGGCATCGAGGAAGGGGTGCATGAAGCGTGGAAAAAGGTGCAGCAGCCCGATACGCCGCCGCTGGTCTGGACGCCCTTCACCGGCGGCCACTGGATCGCGACGCGCGGCGAACTGATCGATGAGGTTTATCGTAGTCCCGACCGCTTTTCGAGTCGGGTCATATGGGTGCCGCGCGAAGCCGGCGAAGCCTATGACATGGTGCCCACAAAGATGGACCCGCCCGAACATACGTCCTATCGCAAGGTCATCGACAAGGGTCTGAACCTTGCCCAGATACGCAAGGTCGAAAGCGATGTGCGGGCCGTGGCGATCGAACTGATCGAGGGTTTCGCCGCCAGTGGCCAGTGCGACTTCGCCAGGGATTTTGCCAACATCTTTCCAGTGAAGGTGTTTCTGGCGCTGGCGGGCCTGCCGATGGAGGACGCGGCCAGGCTCAACCTGCTGGCAAAGGAAATGACCCGCCCATCGGGAAACACGCCGGAGGAGCAAGGGAAATCGCTACAAGCCGCGAATGCGGGCTTCTTTGCCTATGTTGCGCCTATCATTGCGGAGCGGCGGGGTGGCACCGGCACTGATCTCATCACGCAGATGGTGAATAGCGAAATCAACGGCGCGCCGATGCCGGAGGACAAGATGCTCGGCCTGGTGTCGCTGCTGCTGCTCGGCGGCCTTGATACTGTCGTCAATTTCCTCAGCTTCATGATGATCTATCTCGCGCGCCATCCTGAAACGGTTGCTGAGATGGTGGCCGAGCCGATGAAGCTGCAGCGCGGGGTGGAGGAGATGTTCCGCCGCTTCGCGGTAGTGTCCGATGCGCGCTACGTCGTCGAGGATATGGAATATTTCGGCACGCAGCTCAAGGCAGGCGACCTCATACTCCTGCCGACGGCGCTGCATGGCCTGGACGATACGCAACATGAAGACCCCCTGAAGGTCGATCTGTCACGCAGGAACGTTGCGCATTCTACCTTCGCGCAGGGACCACACCGCTGCGCCGGCATGCATCTGGCGCGTATGGAAGTGCTTGTCATGTTGCAGGAGTGGTTGGCCCGCATTCCGCGTTTTGCCCTGAAGGAAGGGGCGGCGCCCATCTATCATGCCGGTATCGTGTCGGCGGTAGAAGATATTCCGCTGGTCTGGGAGGTTTGA
- a CDS encoding zinc-binding dehydrogenase has translation MYGKAAVLVEKNRLETWDVEVHAPEPGGALVRTILGGVCGSDVHILTGEAGEMPFPIILGHEGVGEITQLGAGVSSDYAGTPVKVGDLVIWSPIALCHRCYSCTVLEQTPCENSQYFEDAAKPNWGSYSEYAWLPNNMPFYRLPDGAQPEAIAALGCALPTVLRGFDRCGPVRFGDSVVVQGAGPVGLSAVLVAAQAGAREIIVIDGAQARLDAAITLGATSTVSLSLPADERKRIIYDLIGKQGPDIVIEAAGALPAFPEGVDISGIHSRYIILGLWGAIGTQPISPRDLTLKNLTIGGASFPAPKNYYQGMQFAARVQDRVPLAGLVSHRFGIGQAAEALAVTKNGVATKAVIDPNIA, from the coding sequence ATGTACGGTAAAGCCGCAGTGCTCGTTGAAAAGAACCGACTGGAAACATGGGATGTCGAGGTTCATGCGCCCGAGCCGGGCGGCGCGCTTGTCCGCACGATATTGGGCGGCGTCTGCGGCAGTGATGTCCATATCCTTACCGGGGAAGCGGGCGAGATGCCTTTCCCGATCATCCTGGGGCACGAGGGCGTTGGCGAGATCACGCAGCTCGGCGCTGGCGTCTCGAGCGACTACGCCGGAACGCCTGTAAAGGTTGGCGATCTTGTCATCTGGTCGCCGATTGCACTGTGCCATCGCTGCTATTCCTGCACCGTCCTGGAACAGACGCCGTGTGAGAACAGCCAATATTTCGAGGATGCCGCAAAGCCTAACTGGGGCAGCTATTCGGAATATGCCTGGTTGCCAAACAACATGCCTTTTTATCGGCTGCCGGACGGGGCGCAACCGGAAGCGATCGCCGCTCTGGGCTGTGCGCTCCCGACCGTCCTGCGTGGCTTCGATCGTTGCGGTCCGGTTCGTTTCGGCGATTCCGTAGTCGTGCAGGGCGCGGGACCAGTAGGATTGTCGGCAGTACTGGTCGCGGCGCAGGCGGGCGCACGAGAAATAATAGTCATCGACGGCGCGCAGGCGCGTCTGGACGCGGCCATTACCCTGGGCGCCACGTCTACGGTGTCGCTCAGCCTGCCGGCCGATGAGCGCAAACGGATAATCTATGATCTGATCGGGAAACAGGGACCGGACATCGTCATCGAGGCGGCGGGCGCTTTGCCTGCGTTCCCCGAAGGGGTGGACATCAGCGGCATCCACAGCCGCTATATCATCCTGGGACTATGGGGCGCGATCGGCACCCAGCCTATCTCTCCGCGCGATTTGACGTTGAAGAACCTGACAATCGGCGGCGCGTCTTTCCCGGCGCCTAAAAATTACTATCAGGGGATGCAGTTCGCGGCGCGGGTGCAAGATCGCGTACCGCTTGCTGGCCTCGTCAGCCATCGTTTCGGCATCGGTCAGGCGGCTGAAGCACTCGCTGTCACGAAGAATGGCGTCGCCACCAAGGCCGTCATCGATCCCAACATCGCTTGA
- a CDS encoding glucose 1-dehydrogenase: protein MGRLTGKTAVITGAARGMGASHARLFAQEGAKVILTDHNVEGGEALARELGDAAIFVAHDVTQPESWANVIATAVDAHGTIDILVNNAGILGPMATTADLTEDGYALVCAINQHSVFYGMKAVLPVMVKAGRGSIVNISSIAGMAANYGFPSLAYVASKFAVRGMTKATAIEYGKHNIRVNSVHPGFIQTPMMVEATDEVGGEALAQIPLGRIAEPIEVSNLVLFLASDESSYITGAEHLVDAGMLAH, encoded by the coding sequence ATGGGCCGCCTTACCGGAAAAACTGCCGTCATTACGGGTGCGGCGCGCGGAATGGGGGCGTCGCACGCCCGTCTCTTCGCGCAGGAAGGCGCCAAAGTCATCCTCACCGACCATAATGTCGAAGGCGGGGAAGCGCTGGCGCGTGAGCTTGGCGACGCGGCGATCTTTGTGGCCCATGATGTCACCCAGCCGGAATCCTGGGCCAATGTCATCGCGACAGCCGTGGACGCCCATGGCACCATCGACATTCTGGTCAATAATGCGGGCATATTGGGTCCGATGGCGACTACCGCCGACCTTACCGAGGATGGCTATGCGTTGGTGTGCGCCATCAATCAACATTCCGTTTTTTACGGCATGAAGGCTGTCCTGCCGGTAATGGTCAAGGCCGGACGTGGGTCGATCGTCAACATCTCGTCGATCGCGGGGATGGCTGCGAACTACGGCTTTCCAAGCCTCGCTTATGTGGCGAGCAAATTCGCCGTGCGCGGCATGACGAAAGCGACGGCGATCGAATATGGCAAACATAATATCCGGGTAAATTCGGTCCATCCCGGCTTCATCCAGACACCGATGATGGTCGAGGCGACCGATGAGGTCGGGGGGGAAGCGCTCGCCCAAATCCCGCTTGGGCGCATTGCCGAGCCGATCGAGGTATCGAACCTCGTCCTGTTCCTCGCCTCCGACGAATCGTCCTACATCACAGGGGCGGAACATCTCGTCGATGCAGGCATGTTGGCGCATTAG
- a CDS encoding enoyl-CoA hydratase-related protein produces MASIELDIRGSVAEVRLNRPLVLNAINAEMDRALAQAWARIDGDTDIRVAILTGAGDRAFCAGADISEPPSGQDGLSFGGGLTGIGGRLVPLQKPLIAVVHGRVLGLGFELAMCADILVAADDTQFRLPEARAGFINHCGVVHRAIRQLPHHVALAMIIASEPLDAARALQLGLVNETAAVADLAVVTDRWVQKILACAPMVAQGAKQAALLGLEFGLEAALDRRYPLIDAYAVTDDCKEAASAWRERRSPEWRGR; encoded by the coding sequence ATGGCATCGATCGAATTAGACATTCGGGGAAGCGTGGCTGAGGTTCGCCTGAATCGGCCGTTGGTCCTCAACGCAATCAATGCGGAGATGGACCGGGCGCTGGCGCAGGCATGGGCGCGGATTGATGGGGATACTGACATCCGCGTCGCAATTCTTACCGGCGCGGGAGATCGCGCATTCTGCGCAGGGGCGGATATTTCGGAGCCGCCCTCTGGACAGGATGGACTCTCGTTTGGCGGCGGGCTGACAGGCATTGGCGGTCGGCTTGTGCCGTTGCAAAAGCCGCTGATAGCCGTGGTGCATGGCCGTGTCCTTGGCCTCGGTTTCGAACTTGCGATGTGCGCCGACATTCTGGTCGCGGCGGACGATACGCAGTTCCGCCTGCCAGAAGCACGCGCGGGATTCATCAATCATTGCGGCGTGGTGCATCGCGCCATCCGCCAACTTCCTCATCATGTGGCATTGGCGATGATCATCGCGAGTGAGCCGCTCGATGCTGCCCGTGCCTTGCAGCTTGGGCTGGTCAATGAAACCGCTGCTGTCGCGGATCTGGCCGTGGTGACTGACCGATGGGTCCAGAAGATCCTCGCTTGCGCTCCGATGGTAGCCCAAGGCGCGAAGCAGGCGGCGCTTTTGGGTCTGGAATTTGGCCTGGAGGCGGCGCTCGATCGACGATATCCGCTCATCGATGCCTATGCGGTGACGGACGACTGCAAGGAAGCAGCATCAGCGTGGAGGGAGAGGCGATCGCCGGAATGGCGAGGCCGTTAA
- a CDS encoding TonB-dependent receptor yields MNVRQQLACGIASIGFLAGVPAYGQETPAAEGEIQGNEKVAAPADIVVTAQRREQSLSKVPVAVSAFNAETLQSRNVSSEQDLAALVPGLVVKSGQNSNQLNFTLRGQTLDPFSGSSPAVLTYINEAPATEGNTSTAFFDFSSVQVLKGPQGTLFGRNATGGAILYETTKPGNDFGGFLTVKGGQRNYVQVQGALDIPVSDIIKVRVAGDYNKQDGYIRNIKTGNTLGDTDSLSGRITVVLEPSDGFKMTTVAQYSDFGGSEGAGGLYSYHSVGETNNGYVLNSTLDTLYGVNSPFAPLIGDGPRGDGTWPGAVPGYLAWQQANPYKVWLSYDLPHKAHTAFITNTVEAEIGDDIVLKNIFNYADAFARTPGILTGSPFGSLSLYNRSGLGNGPPGGEVFKTTRLSNEIQLQGKTGGLEYILGVFYSDTSKQEYIPVIVGAELPTPLADIAYNYEVGNESKAVFGQLTYALTDKLSLTAGGRYSWETVSLRQKTGSLFNLSGSTPFKQEAKLKDPSWTFNIQYQINSSNMLYFAQRGSFRAGGFNGAVAPFNNANFFGNENTYDFELGYKFNGYLGAVPTRVNLAVYRQIVKDAQHSLFVDLGAGPSAFTVNVPEKRIQGVEFDANVKPSDWLEFGISGAYTDAKFTKNIVDLAPLGGPIIPFDSYSDAPKWAGSVFAEVTMPLSDDVGKVKLRTDVFGQTSTHFSNNEGSITPRTQLPGYVTVDVRLSWNDVMGSKFSVAAYAKNLLDEFYYNSGYVEGGSGGFNTAIWGEPQTFGAEVTYRF; encoded by the coding sequence ATGAATGTTAGACAGCAGTTGGCTTGCGGCATCGCGAGTATAGGGTTTCTTGCCGGAGTCCCTGCTTATGGTCAGGAAACGCCGGCGGCTGAAGGCGAAATTCAGGGCAATGAAAAAGTTGCGGCCCCAGCCGACATCGTTGTAACCGCCCAGCGCCGCGAGCAGTCGCTGTCGAAGGTTCCCGTAGCCGTCTCCGCTTTCAATGCCGAAACGCTTCAGTCGCGCAATGTTTCGAGCGAGCAGGATCTTGCTGCTCTGGTCCCTGGACTGGTCGTCAAGAGCGGCCAAAACTCGAACCAGCTCAACTTCACGCTGCGCGGACAGACGCTCGATCCATTTTCGGGATCCAGCCCCGCCGTTCTGACCTATATCAACGAAGCGCCAGCCACCGAAGGCAATACGTCGACGGCCTTTTTCGACTTCAGTTCGGTGCAGGTCCTCAAGGGACCGCAGGGCACTTTGTTCGGTCGCAACGCGACCGGCGGCGCGATCCTCTATGAAACAACCAAGCCGGGTAACGACTTCGGTGGTTTCCTGACCGTCAAGGGCGGTCAGCGTAACTATGTCCAGGTTCAGGGCGCTCTGGATATTCCGGTTTCTGATATCATCAAAGTCCGTGTCGCCGGCGACTATAACAAGCAGGATGGCTACATCCGCAACATCAAGACCGGCAATACGCTGGGCGACACAGATTCGCTTTCCGGCCGTATCACGGTCGTGCTCGAACCGTCGGACGGTTTCAAGATGACGACCGTTGCACAATATAGCGATTTCGGCGGATCCGAAGGGGCCGGCGGCCTCTACTCCTATCATTCGGTGGGTGAGACCAACAATGGATATGTCCTCAATAGCACCCTCGACACGCTTTACGGCGTGAATAGCCCCTTTGCTCCATTGATCGGTGATGGGCCGCGCGGCGACGGCACCTGGCCAGGCGCGGTGCCCGGCTATCTGGCATGGCAGCAAGCAAACCCATATAAGGTGTGGCTAAGCTACGACCTTCCGCACAAGGCTCATACCGCATTCATCACCAATACCGTAGAAGCGGAAATAGGTGACGATATCGTTCTCAAGAACATCTTCAACTATGCAGATGCGTTCGCACGCACGCCGGGTATTCTTACCGGTTCGCCATTCGGTTCTTTGAGCCTCTATAATCGGTCTGGTCTAGGCAACGGCCCTCCCGGTGGCGAAGTGTTCAAGACCACGCGACTGTCGAATGAGATTCAGCTGCAAGGAAAAACCGGCGGTCTCGAATATATCTTGGGCGTGTTCTATTCCGACACCTCGAAACAGGAGTATATTCCGGTGATCGTTGGTGCGGAACTTCCGACCCCGCTAGCGGACATCGCCTATAATTATGAAGTCGGAAACGAGTCGAAGGCGGTGTTCGGCCAGTTGACCTATGCGCTGACCGACAAGCTGAGCTTGACGGCTGGCGGACGCTATAGCTGGGAGACGGTGAGCCTGCGCCAGAAAACCGGAAGCCTCTTCAATCTGAGCGGCTCCACGCCTTTTAAACAGGAAGCCAAGCTCAAGGATCCGAGCTGGACCTTCAATATCCAGTATCAGATCAATTCCAGCAACATGCTCTATTTCGCGCAGCGTGGCAGCTTCCGCGCTGGTGGTTTCAACGGCGCAGTTGCACCATTCAACAATGCCAATTTCTTCGGCAATGAAAATACCTATGACTTCGAACTGGGCTACAAGTTCAACGGCTATCTGGGCGCTGTGCCTACACGGGTCAATCTGGCCGTCTATCGCCAGATCGTGAAGGACGCACAGCATTCGCTGTTCGTCGATCTTGGCGCAGGCCCTTCGGCCTTCACCGTGAACGTCCCTGAAAAGCGCATTCAAGGTGTGGAGTTCGATGCTAACGTCAAGCCCAGCGACTGGCTGGAGTTCGGCATATCGGGTGCCTATACGGACGCGAAGTTTACCAAGAACATCGTCGACCTTGCACCACTGGGCGGGCCGATCATTCCTTTCGACAGCTATTCCGACGCGCCTAAATGGGCGGGCTCGGTCTTTGCCGAAGTCACCATGCCGCTGTCGGACGATGTGGGTAAGGTGAAGCTGCGTACTGACGTGTTTGGCCAGACGTCGACACATTTTTCGAACAATGAAGGCTCGATAACGCCGCGCACCCAATTGCCTGGCTATGTGACCGTAGATGTTCGACTGAGCTGGAACGACGTCATGGGAAGTAAATTCTCCGTCGCGGCCTATGCCAAGAACCTTCTCGACGAATTCTATTATAATTCGGGTTATGTCGAAGGCGGCAGCGGTGGCTTCAACACGGCGATCTGGGGTGAGCCCCAGACATTTGGCGCTGAAGTTACCTACCGGTTCTGA
- a CDS encoding IS5 family transposase (programmed frameshift): protein MDVPFLLSEAQMRRIEPYFPLSHGVPRVDDRRIVSGIIYVIKHGLMWRDAPKEYGPHKTIYNRFIRWSRLGVFNKIFAGLAAKGGKPDQLMIDATHLKAHRTAASLLKKGMFPRRIGRTKGGLNSKLHAVCDGKGRPLIMLLSEGQMSDYKGAALMIDAFPKAKVLLGDKGYDADWFRAALADRKITACIPSKGNRKVPIPHDTALYRQRHKVENMFGRIKDWRRIHTRYDRCAHTFMSAICIAATVIFWINQ, encoded by the exons ATGGATGTTCCGTTTCTGCTGAGTGAGGCGCAGATGCGCCGGATCGAGCCGTATTTTCCCTTGTCTCATGGGGTGCCAAGAGTGGATGATCGGCGGATAGTGTCTGGGATCATTTACGTCATCAAGCACGGGCTGATGTGGCGCGACGCGCCCAAGGAGTATGGCCCACACAAGACGATCTACAATCGTTTCATCCGCTGGAGCAGGCTCGGCGTGTTCAACAAAATCTTCGCTGGCTTGGCAGCAAAGGGCGGCAAGCCCGACCAGTTGATGATCGATGCAACCCACCTGAAAGCACACCGGACGGCGGCAAGCCTGCTTAAAAAGGGGATGT TTCCCCGACGTATCGGACGCACCAAAGGCGGCCTGAACTCCAAGCTACATGCCGTATGCGATGGCAAAGGCCGACCGCTCATCATGCTGCTCAGTGAAGGGCAGATGAGCGATTATAAGGGCGCTGCACTGATGATCGATGCCTTCCCGAAGGCAAAGGTCCTGCTGGGCGACAAGGGCTATGACGCCGACTGGTTCCGCGCGGCACTGGCCGACCGCAAGATCACGGCCTGCATCCCGTCAAAGGGGAACCGGAAAGTGCCCATTCCACACGACACGGCGCTCTATAGACAGCGGCACAAAGTCGAGAATATGTTCGGCAGGATCAAGGACTGGCGGCGCATCCACACGCGCTACGATCGTTGCGCCCATACCTTCATGTCCGCCATCTGCATCGCCGCGACCGTTATATTCTGGATCAATCAATGA
- a CDS encoding XrtA/PEP-CTERM system amidotransferase — MCGIAGIFHIETAKPVDPARVRLMIDAMPHRGPDGVGVWTAPGVGLGHLRLSIIDIGGGAQPMLTEDGSLAVVFNGEIYNFAEVRAELEAKGHVFRTHSDTEVILHGYRQWGEACVERFNGMFAFALFDARAQAIWLVRDRLGVKPLHYASLPDGSVIFASELKGLLAHPLLRRAPDLTAVEDYMAYGYVPDDACLVAGVKKLGAGETLRLVRGRPVLAPTRYWDVSFADRTTKKAEALEEELVALMRQAVRSRMVADVPLGAFLSGGVDSSSVVALMAEASNKAVKTCTIGFDVAALDETAYADRIARRFATDHRTRIVSPDDYALIDTLAHHFDEPFADASALPTYRVCELAREQVTVALSGDGADEAFAGYRRHRFQMQGERIRGLIPASVRQPLFGTLGRFYPKADWAPRGLRAKSTFLELAGSGEEAYAASVGVTPYALRQRLFSAEMRGHIAGHRAEDRYVKAMRDAPARDPLDRAQYADLRIWLPGDILTKTDRMSMAVSLEAREPLLDHRLVEFAARLPVSQRIRGNSGKYLMKKSMEAFLPQDILYRQKMGFVTPISDWFRGPLAGEAAGVAGGSALARTEWFDTKMLAKVAADHKSGLADHGRLLWQLLMLDKSLGRLFGLD; from the coding sequence ATGTGCGGGATAGCAGGCATCTTTCATATCGAAACGGCAAAGCCGGTCGATCCCGCGCGCGTGCGCCTGATGATCGACGCGATGCCGCATCGCGGGCCGGACGGGGTGGGTGTGTGGACCGCGCCGGGCGTTGGTCTGGGGCATCTGCGTCTGTCCATCATCGACATTGGTGGCGGTGCGCAGCCGATGCTGACCGAGGACGGGAGTCTGGCGGTCGTCTTCAACGGCGAAATCTATAATTTTGCCGAGGTGCGCGCCGAACTGGAGGCGAAGGGCCATGTCTTTCGCACCCATAGCGACACCGAAGTCATCCTGCACGGCTATCGCCAGTGGGGGGAGGCCTGTGTCGAGCGGTTCAACGGCATGTTCGCCTTTGCCCTGTTCGACGCGCGAGCGCAGGCAATCTGGCTGGTGCGCGACCGGCTGGGGGTAAAGCCGCTTCATTATGCCAGCCTGCCCGATGGCAGCGTCATATTCGCATCGGAATTGAAGGGGCTGCTCGCCCATCCGTTACTGCGCCGCGCGCCGGACCTGACGGCGGTCGAGGATTATATGGCCTATGGCTATGTGCCCGACGATGCCTGTCTGGTCGCGGGTGTGAAAAAGCTGGGGGCGGGGGAGACGCTTCGGCTGGTGCGCGGGCGGCCTGTCTTGGCGCCGACACGCTATTGGGACGTCAGCTTCGCCGATCGCACGACGAAGAAGGCCGAGGCGCTGGAGGAGGAACTGGTCGCCTTGATGCGGCAGGCCGTCCGATCGCGCATGGTCGCGGACGTGCCGTTGGGCGCGTTCCTGTCGGGCGGCGTGGACAGCAGCAGCGTCGTCGCGCTGATGGCCGAGGCATCGAACAAGGCGGTCAAGACCTGCACCATCGGCTTCGACGTCGCGGCGCTGGACGAAACGGCCTATGCCGACCGCATCGCGCGGCGTTTTGCGACCGACCACCGCACGCGGATCGTGTCGCCCGACGATTATGCGCTGATCGATACGCTCGCCCATCATTTCGATGAGCCGTTCGCGGATGCGTCGGCGCTGCCAACCTATCGGGTGTGCGAACTGGCGCGCGAGCAGGTGACGGTGGCGTTGTCAGGGGACGGCGCGGATGAAGCCTTTGCGGGTTATCGCCGCCATCGATTCCAGATGCAGGGGGAGCGGATACGCGGCTTGATCCCCGCGTCCGTGCGCCAGCCTTTATTCGGTACGCTGGGGCGTTTCTATCCCAAGGCGGACTGGGCGCCGCGTGGCTTGCGGGCCAAGTCGACCTTTCTGGAATTGGCGGGTAGCGGGGAAGAGGCCTATGCCGCGTCGGTCGGGGTCACGCCCTATGCCTTGCGCCAGCGACTGTTCAGTGCGGAGATGCGCGGGCATATAGCGGGGCATCGGGCCGAGGACCGCTATGTGAAGGCGATGCGCGACGCGCCCGCGCGCGATCCGCTCGACCGCGCGCAATATGCCGATCTTCGCATCTGGTTGCCCGGCGATATCCTGACGAAAACCGACCGGATGAGCATGGCCGTCAGCCTGGAGGCGCGCGAGCCATTGCTCGATCACCGGCTGGTCGAATTTGCTGCGCGCCTGCCCGTGTCCCAGCGGATCAGGGGCAATAGCGGCAAATATCTGATGAAAAAGTCGATGGAGGCGTTCCTGCCCCAGGACATTCTCTATCGCCAGAAAATGGGGTTCGTGACGCCGATCAGCGACTGGTTCCGTGGCCCGCTGGCCGGGGAAGCGGCGGGCGTTGCGGGCGGATCGGCGCTGGCGCGGACCGAATGGTTCGATACGAAGATGCTGGCGAAGGTCGCCGCCGATCACAAGTCAGGCTTGGCCGATCATGGTCGGCTGTTGTGGCAATTGCTGATGCTGGACAAATCGCTGGGGCGGTTGTTCGGGCTGGATTAG